From the Planktothricoides raciborskii GIHE-MW2 genome, the window TAAGGTATGCTCCTTATGAGCAAGTGGTAGAAACCAATGATTGTGAGAGAGTTATTCATATTGTAGCCAACCCGATCGCCGATTTTATCCGGGTGCAAATGAATCAATTTTCATCGACTTTGGATGAAATGGGCTTAGAAGTTTCAACGGGGTCAGTTGTCGATTTTCGTCTTAAATCATCTTTGAGAACTTGCTTAGAGAAGCAGACGGTTCCGTTGCTTTACCCAGAGTCGATTAAATTCGGGAAAGTTGTGTTCCCACCGAGGAATCCTCGCAAGGCGATCGCCATTGCAGAAAACCAAGAAACAGCAAAATGGTTAGTAAAATCTGGCTGGTACGTTTTGACCAAGCGTTTCTCTGCGAAAGAGGAAAAACGGCGGATTATTGCTGCTGTTTGTCATCCCGTTGATACCGCCGTACTAGGCATAGAAAATCATTTAAATTACTACCATGCTAAAGGTAAGGGAATAAATCCCGACCTAGCCAGAGGTTTAGCAGCATTTCTGAATTCAACTTTATTTGATAGTTACTTCCGGCAGTTTAGTGGACATACACAAGTTAATGCCACAGACTTGCGGCGGATTAAATACCCTAGTAAAGATGATCTGATCCGACTGGGGCAGCAAATTGGTGATTCTGACTTAAATCAGGAGCAAATTGATCGGATTGTCCATAGAGTTTTATCAATTATGAAAGAAGCAACAAATGCGATTCAGGCTAGTAAACGAGTTGAGGAAGCATTGGCAATTCTCAAAGATATTTCTACGCCAAAAGAACAACAAAATGAAAGGTCTGCCCTTTGCTTACTGGCATTAGCAGATATTCGCCCAGAGACACTTTGGAGTGAAGCCACCGCCCCCAGACGGGGAATTACAGAAATGATGAATTGGTTTCGGGATTACTATGGTAAACAATATGCACCAAATACGAGAGAAACCGTGCGACGACAAACGATGCATCAGTTTGTCCAAATGGGAATGGTTGTGGAAAATCCAGATCAACCAAGTCGCCCCATTAACAGCCCTAAATGGTGTTATCAACTCGCTCCACAAGCATTATCACTACTGAAATTATATAATTCTAAAAAATGGCCAGAGGCTTGCGGAAATTATGCCAATTCAGTGACTAATTTATTACAGGATAAAAATCGAAATATCCCCATGATTCCTGTATGTTTGCCCGATGGTCAGGAGATTGAACTATCATCCGGTGGGCAAAATATTTTAATCAAAGATATTTTGGAAAGTTTTTGTCCTAGATTTACTCCCGGAGGTTTAGTTCTCTATATCGGTGATGCAGGGGATAAGTTTCTGATTAATGAAACTGAAAAATTCCGAGAAATAGGCATTGAGTTAGATCCTCACGGTAAAATGCCCGATATTGTGATTTATTATCAACAGAAAGATTGGCTTGTACTCATAGAAGCGGTGACAAGTCATGGCCCAGTTAATTTGAAACGTCACAATGAATTAAAGCAACTTTTTCGATCGAGTCAAAAAGGCTTGGTTTTTGTGACAGCTTTCCCAAGTCGCAAAGAAATGACCCGATATCTGGCGGAAATTTCCTGGGAAACCGAAGTATGGGTGGCAGAGCAACCGGAGCACATGATTCATTTTAATGGCGAAAGATTTTTAGGTTCATACGAAGATAGAAAAAATCTGTCTTGACTATTTCGGTGTTTGACGCTTAACACTATGGATTCAACACCTCCCGAAAAGAAACCGGGTTTCTACAACAATGAGCGCATTTTAGCCAAGATTTATTAAAGAAACCCTGTTTCTCCATAAGTAGCTTTGGGGTAGGGTGTGTTAGGGGCGGCGCTAATTTAATTAACTAATAATTATCTCAAAAATCCGCCCCGTAACGCACCATCATCAACCAGACAAAAATCGTATAATTGTATAGATACAAATATCCGTATCAAGCAAAATTTTCATACAATTTGCTCTCGTTCCATCGGTAGGGAGCGATCGCGCTCAATTTGTAAATCCTCTGGGAACTCTTCCAGGGCATCAAACATCTATTTATAGCAAATATTCTGCTACTCAAGCAATGCCGAAATGAATTATGTTATAATTATGGCATTAACTAAGCGGCTTAAGCAAATTTATGAT encodes:
- a CDS encoding BsuBI/PstI family type II restriction endonuclease is translated as MTTLLTDYADITRLHCSAKLNQKQRSELGQFLTPANIARFMARQFNSLSGHIKILDPGAGVGTLTAAVVERLLANPNQVKSCYITVYEIEPIFIASLNQCLRDCCRALKNQGIEADYSLRQDNFIKAGNQITLPLFSSLSPEFTHIILNPPYKKIHSQSIEKKIITSLGIDTVNLYSAFVWLSMLQLAQGGEMVAITPRSFCNGVYFRPFRQAFLENMAWQKIHIFESRSAVFSADNVLQENIIFHAIKTKNQPDYVEITSNAQGNINEATELRYAPYEQVVETNDCERVIHIVANPIADFIRVQMNQFSSTLDEMGLEVSTGSVVDFRLKSSLRTCLEKQTVPLLYPESIKFGKVVFPPRNPRKAIAIAENQETAKWLVKSGWYVLTKRFSAKEEKRRIIAAVCHPVDTAVLGIENHLNYYHAKGKGINPDLARGLAAFLNSTLFDSYFRQFSGHTQVNATDLRRIKYPSKDDLIRLGQQIGDSDLNQEQIDRIVHRVLSIMKEATNAIQASKRVEEALAILKDISTPKEQQNERSALCLLALADIRPETLWSEATAPRRGITEMMNWFRDYYGKQYAPNTRETVRRQTMHQFVQMGMVVENPDQPSRPINSPKWCYQLAPQALSLLKLYNSKKWPEACGNYANSVTNLLQDKNRNIPMIPVCLPDGQEIELSSGGQNILIKDILESFCPRFTPGGLVLYIGDAGDKFLINETEKFREIGIELDPHGKMPDIVIYYQQKDWLVLIEAVTSHGPVNLKRHNELKQLFRSSQKGLVFVTAFPSRKEMTRYLAEISWETEVWVAEQPEHMIHFNGERFLGSYEDRKNLS